One Deltaproteobacteria bacterium genomic window carries:
- a CDS encoding outer membrane protein transport protein, which produces MRGWKTLPVLLVLLLTASTSFAAGFRLPEAGAKAMGMGFAFTAQADDPSAIYFNPAGLTQLKGQNVMVGVTYVRENGGEYTGTTPVDNNVPGPGFTNQKSETQKSLNFFIPNAYYTKTNASTGFAYGVGIFSPFGLGQEYNNKSTSIFRNQITKIDLMTVVVNPTIAFKVNEFLSIGLGIDWMYGKAKLNKTPWVPGVGNLYNVDLDGDGDAWGYNFGLLLKPTENFRIGANYRSPFTLYVKNADVNISNTTPAYGSGLLGATPSNTKGSATIAMPATFALGAAYTAGKLTVEADADWTFWHSFSSLPITIQNQVPTLFSTANPKRWEDVVALRLGAEYRVTDPLALRAGFAYDPSPVPADTMGPELPDADRLNYMVGAGYKVGNVTIDGALMYVDKKDRTVNNQAFTAAGGSGFNGTWTGNAWLASIDVGYNF; this is translated from the coding sequence ATGAGGGGATGGAAGACGTTACCGGTGCTGCTGGTCCTGCTGCTCACTGCGTCGACGTCGTTCGCTGCCGGGTTCCGGCTTCCGGAGGCCGGGGCGAAGGCGATGGGAATGGGGTTCGCGTTCACGGCGCAGGCGGACGACCCGTCCGCGATCTACTTCAACCCCGCGGGGCTCACGCAGCTCAAGGGGCAGAACGTGATGGTCGGCGTGACGTACGTCCGCGAGAACGGCGGGGAGTACACCGGTACGACGCCGGTGGACAATAACGTTCCCGGCCCCGGCTTTACGAACCAGAAATCCGAGACGCAGAAGTCGCTTAATTTCTTCATCCCCAACGCGTACTACACGAAGACGAACGCCTCGACCGGGTTCGCGTACGGTGTGGGGATCTTCTCGCCGTTCGGGCTGGGGCAGGAGTACAACAACAAGAGCACCAGCATCTTCCGGAACCAGATCACGAAGATCGACCTGATGACGGTCGTGGTGAACCCGACGATCGCGTTCAAGGTCAACGAGTTCCTGTCCATCGGCCTCGGGATCGACTGGATGTACGGGAAGGCGAAGCTTAATAAGACGCCCTGGGTCCCCGGAGTAGGCAACCTCTACAACGTGGACCTGGACGGGGACGGGGACGCGTGGGGGTACAACTTCGGGCTGCTCCTGAAGCCCACGGAAAACTTCCGGATCGGCGCCAACTACCGCAGCCCGTTCACCCTCTATGTCAAGAACGCGGATGTGAACATCTCGAACACCACCCCGGCTTACGGATCGGGCTTATTGGGGGCAACCCCGTCAAATACGAAAGGAAGCGCCACCATCGCGATGCCCGCAACCTTCGCTCTTGGCGCCGCCTACACGGCGGGCAAGCTGACGGTGGAGGCGGACGCGGATTGGACGTTCTGGCACAGCTTCTCCAGCCTCCCGATCACCATCCAGAATCAGGTTCCGACGCTCTTCAGTACCGCCAACCCGAAACGCTGGGAAGATGTCGTCGCGCTCCGCCTCGGGGCGGAGTACCGGGTGACCGATCCGCTGGCGTTGCGGGCGGGGTTCGCCTACGATCCGTCGCCGGTACCCGCCGATACGATGGGTCCGGAACTTCCGGACGCGGACCGGTTGAACTACATGGTCGGAGCGGGGTACAAGGTCGGAAACGTGACGATCGACGGTGCCCTCATGTACGTCGACAAGAAGGACCGCACCGTCAACAACCAGGCCTTCACCGCGGCGGGGGGGAGCGGGTTCAACGGCACTTGGACCGGCAATGCCTGGTTGGCCAGTATCGACGTCGGGTACAACTTCTAA
- a CDS encoding ferritin family protein — protein sequence MQLSEDALKFLNLGIESEIAAYVFYKHAGAIVKEKGLQDALHKLANDEKGHFLSLEDLYDRNVRSEMWAPYKDILNKEGLPDIDELVQETHKELLSRIRGVATKREVLEMALVLEKEAFTLFSEASAKMKDPELKKVFDFLAGFERNHVVLIEKELAAL from the coding sequence ATGCAGCTTTCCGAAGACGCACTGAAGTTCCTCAACCTGGGAATCGAGTCCGAGATCGCGGCGTACGTCTTCTACAAGCACGCCGGCGCCATCGTGAAGGAGAAGGGGCTTCAGGATGCGCTCCACAAGCTGGCCAACGACGAGAAGGGGCACTTCCTGTCGCTGGAAGACCTCTACGACCGGAACGTCCGGTCCGAGATGTGGGCGCCCTACAAGGACATCCTGAACAAGGAGGGGCTTCCGGACATCGACGAGCTCGTGCAGGAGACGCACAAGGAGCTGCTCTCCCGGATCCGCGGGGTCGCGACGAAGCGTGAGGTGCTGGAGATGGCGCTGGTGCTGGAGAAGGAGGCGTTCACCCTCTTCAGCGAGGCATCGGCGAAGATGAAGGACCCGGAGCTAAAGAAGGTGTTCGACTTCCTCGCGGGGTTCGAGCGGAACCACGTGGTGCTGATCGAAAAGGAGCTCGCCGCGCTGTAA